One window of Chloroflexota bacterium genomic DNA carries:
- the phnC gene encoding phosphonate ABC transporter ATP-binding protein has protein sequence MLEIRNLTKVYDDGTVALKNVSFTVDDGEFLVVIGLSGSGKSTLLRCINRLIDPTEGEIIWNGVDMAQLQGEELRKNRRQIGMIFQHFNLVRRSTVLTNVLAGRLGYTPQRNSLLGRFSEKDKAKAWTALKRLGIEDQAHKLARELSGGQQQRVGVARALMQEPLMILADEPVASLDPVLAHSILQYLEMLNQEDNMTVLCSLHYLDLVQQYSTRVIGLRDGEIVYHGSRADIRAMTDNEFKEIYGEEAVRVSAGLEGNLNDNAEGAA, from the coding sequence ATGCTTGAAATTCGAAATTTAACCAAAGTGTACGACGACGGTACGGTTGCGCTCAAAAATGTAAGTTTCACCGTAGACGATGGCGAATTTTTGGTCGTCATCGGCCTGAGCGGATCCGGCAAATCGACATTGCTGCGCTGTATCAATCGGCTGATTGACCCCACCGAAGGCGAGATTATTTGGAATGGCGTTGATATGGCCCAACTTCAGGGTGAAGAACTGCGCAAAAACCGCCGCCAAATCGGCATGATCTTCCAGCACTTTAATTTGGTCAGGCGCTCCACCGTGCTGACCAATGTGCTCGCTGGACGATTGGGTTATACCCCGCAGCGAAACAGCCTGCTCGGTCGTTTTTCAGAAAAAGACAAAGCAAAAGCCTGGACCGCGTTGAAGCGCTTGGGGATTGAAGATCAGGCCCACAAACTGGCCCGTGAGCTAAGCGGCGGGCAGCAGCAACGCGTTGGCGTGGCGCGCGCGCTGATGCAGGAACCATTGATGATTCTGGCGGATGAACCCGTTGCCAGCCTCGACCCGGTATTGGCACATTCCATTTTGCAATATCTGGAAATGCTCAACCAGGAAGATAATATGACCGTTCTGTGCAGCTTGCACTATCTCGATTTGGTGCAGCAATACTCCACACGCGTCATCGGCTTGCGCGATGGCGAGATCGTCTATCATGGCAGCCGCGCAGATATTCGCGCCATGACGGATAATGAATTTAAAGAAATTTACGGAGAAGAGGCCGTCCGCGTTAGCGCGGGTCTCGAAGGCAATTTGAACGACAACGCGGAGGGCGCAGCATGA
- a CDS encoding bifunctional folylpolyglutamate synthase/dihydrofolate synthase → MLNNLETRYQNALDYLYSYVDFSLTHQQNLSPENFDLTRMYALMEALSQPQQTYPSLHVAGSKGKGSVSAFCAAALQAQGYRVGLYTSPHLRDFEERIQVNGKSITRADLVEIIDEIKPYVDAIPRLTTFEISTALAFWHFSRQKIDVAVIEVGLGGRLDATNIVIPEVAVITALYLEHTYVLGNTIEEIAAEKGGIIKPGVPVILAPQQDSALEVIKRITAEKDAALVYIPKAYPNRPETHSLEGQSFIISPPDQPPVKLAIPLLGPHQIENAVVAYAALDSLRGQSLPIDDAAIQQGFANVYWPGRFEVLRQEPPVIVDSAHTPGAMVRLQETLDLLFPQRPVYLMVGVSEDKDIPGMLAALKPQTERIYCAQAPHPRAMVPEALAEAARFLGKPVFACASPAAALEMALREAPPEAIILVTGSIFIAASARIAWFERVHTE, encoded by the coding sequence ATGCTTAACAACCTCGAAACCCGCTATCAAAACGCGCTCGATTATCTTTATAGCTACGTTGATTTCAGCCTGACGCATCAGCAAAATCTTTCGCCAGAGAATTTTGATCTTACGCGCATGTACGCCCTGATGGAAGCGTTAAGTCAGCCACAGCAAACCTACCCCAGCCTGCATGTGGCAGGCAGCAAAGGTAAAGGTTCGGTGAGCGCTTTTTGCGCCGCCGCTTTACAAGCGCAAGGGTATCGGGTTGGCCTGTACACCTCGCCACATTTGCGGGATTTCGAAGAACGCATTCAGGTGAATGGAAAATCGATCACTCGCGCCGATCTGGTGGAAATTATCGACGAAATTAAGCCCTATGTCGATGCGATCCCGCGCCTGACCACGTTTGAAATTTCCACTGCCCTGGCTTTCTGGCATTTTTCCCGCCAAAAAATAGATGTTGCGGTGATCGAAGTGGGACTCGGTGGCAGACTGGATGCGACCAATATCGTCATACCGGAAGTCGCGGTGATTACGGCTTTGTACCTGGAACATACCTATGTGCTGGGGAATACCATCGAGGAGATTGCTGCCGAAAAAGGCGGGATCATCAAACCAGGCGTGCCGGTGATCCTGGCTCCCCAGCAGGATTCTGCCCTCGAGGTGATTAAGCGCATTACCGCCGAGAAAGACGCGGCTTTGGTATATATCCCCAAAGCGTATCCTAACCGCCCGGAGACGCACTCCCTGGAGGGGCAAAGTTTTATCATCTCGCCACCGGATCAGCCTCCGGTTAAGTTGGCGATTCCCCTGCTCGGGCCGCACCAGATCGAAAATGCGGTCGTCGCCTATGCTGCGCTCGATTCCCTGCGAGGGCAGAGTCTTCCAATTGACGACGCAGCCATCCAGCAGGGTTTTGCTAATGTGTATTGGCCGGGGCGCTTTGAAGTGCTGCGCCAGGAGCCGCCAGTGATCGTCGATTCGGCGCATACGCCTGGGGCAATGGTTCGATTGCAAGAAACGCTGGATTTGTTATTTCCGCAGCGCCCGGTTTATTTAATGGTTGGGGTTTCGGAAGATAAAGACATCCCTGGTATGCTGGCGGCGCTCAAGCCGCAGACCGAACGAATTTATTGTGCGCAGGCGCCGCATCCACGGGCGATGGTGCCCGAAGCTTTGGCAGAAGCGGCGCGCTTTTTAGGAAAACCGGTTTTTGCTTGTGCCAGCCCGGCCGCTGCGCTTGAAATGGCGCTGCGCGAAGCGCCCCCTGAAGCGATTATTTTGGTGACCGGCAGTATTTTCATCGCCGCCAGCGCGCGCATCGCCTGGTTTGAGCGAGTGCATACGGAGTAA
- the lon gene encoding endopeptidase La: protein MQQDDWDLYDSDEYAETLHRRIEELYSINDLLPDAAGMIESPVMALRGLVVYPQMVSPLFIGREKTLWAVEEAQEQNQTLIALVQHNLEAEHPTPDDFFHIGVEVAVGKLINMPDGASSALVQARRRVEIVEFTQLEPYIRARVRPLFEDVRIDRRSQASMRSVLDLFHRCVQLNRSIPEEAYLFALNIDEPGWLADMIATAISPDIEMRIKLLAMLNPQERLNYVGELLAQELDVLELESEISTRTRSEVDRTQREFYLREQMKVIQTELGEGDPHIADVAELKERVKTIALSEQARERALKEISRLDHVPPISPEVGIIRSYLDWILDLPWDQSTEDNLDVINAAKVLDENHYGLPKAKDRILEYIAVKSLRPKKSRQPILCFVGPPGTGKTSLGRSIATALGREFVRISLGGVRDEAEIRGHRRTYIGALPGRILQTMKRAKVTNPLFMLDEIDKLGSSYRGDPASAMLEVLDPEQNHAFSDHYLELDYDLSNVMFITTANTDMTIPDPLLDRMEVIEFPGYIEEDKLEIANQFLIPRQLEDSSLEAAEIEFTEAALREIIRYYTYEAGVRNLEREIGRVCRKLARKKAEGAEFSKIVDEAEIYTFLGPRQIFYHQAEREDEIGVATAVAWTANGGEIMPVEVVLIEGKSGLKLTGQLGEVMQESAQAAMSYLQSRAEDFEIDPERFQELDIHLHIPAGAIPKDGPSAGITIATALISAFTEIPVRCDLGMTGEITLRGRVLPIGGVREKILAAHRSGLKMVILPAENEKDLIDVPQKARDDLDIRLVKHLDEVLELALRPEPNPEPQEKSKKPKALAPEEEAA, encoded by the coding sequence ATGCAGCAAGATGATTGGGATTTGTACGACAGCGACGAATACGCTGAGACGCTGCATCGCCGCATAGAGGAACTATATAGCATCAATGATCTGTTGCCGGATGCGGCTGGGATGATTGAATCGCCAGTGATGGCGCTGCGCGGTCTGGTGGTGTATCCGCAGATGGTATCGCCGCTGTTTATTGGCCGTGAGAAAACGCTTTGGGCGGTTGAAGAAGCCCAGGAGCAGAATCAGACTTTGATTGCGTTGGTGCAGCACAATTTGGAAGCGGAACATCCAACCCCGGATGATTTTTTCCACATCGGGGTGGAAGTCGCGGTGGGTAAATTAATCAATATGCCGGATGGCGCCAGTTCGGCTTTGGTGCAGGCTCGTCGCCGCGTAGAGATTGTGGAGTTTACCCAATTAGAACCGTATATCCGCGCCCGTGTGCGCCCGCTTTTCGAAGATGTGCGCATAGATCGGCGTTCGCAAGCTTCGATGCGCTCCGTACTCGATCTCTTCCATCGCTGCGTGCAGCTTAATCGCAGCATTCCCGAAGAAGCCTATTTATTTGCTCTGAATATCGATGAACCCGGTTGGTTGGCCGATATGATCGCGACCGCGATTTCGCCGGATATCGAAATGCGAATTAAATTACTGGCGATGCTCAATCCACAGGAGCGCCTGAACTATGTGGGTGAGTTGCTGGCTCAGGAATTGGATGTACTCGAACTGGAAAGCGAAATATCGACGCGCACGCGCAGTGAAGTGGACCGGACGCAGCGCGAATTTTATCTGCGCGAGCAGATGAAGGTGATCCAGACTGAATTGGGGGAGGGGGATCCGCATATTGCCGATGTGGCGGAACTCAAGGAGCGTGTAAAAACGATTGCACTTTCCGAACAGGCGCGTGAGCGCGCGCTGAAAGAAATCAGCCGCCTCGACCATGTGCCGCCCATCTCGCCCGAAGTGGGCATCATTCGCAGTTATCTGGACTGGATTTTGGATTTACCTTGGGATCAATCCACCGAGGATAATCTGGATGTCATCAACGCGGCCAAAGTGCTGGATGAAAATCACTATGGATTGCCAAAGGCCAAAGACCGCATTCTGGAGTATATTGCCGTCAAAAGCTTGCGCCCCAAGAAGTCGCGCCAGCCGATATTGTGTTTTGTCGGGCCGCCCGGTACGGGAAAAACTTCGTTAGGGCGTTCGATTGCCACCGCGCTGGGACGCGAGTTTGTGCGTATTTCCCTCGGCGGGGTGCGCGATGAAGCCGAAATCCGCGGCCACCGCCGCACCTATATTGGCGCGCTGCCGGGACGAATCTTGCAAACCATGAAGCGGGCTAAAGTCACCAATCCGCTCTTTATGTTGGACGAAATTGATAAACTTGGCAGCAGCTATCGCGGCGATCCGGCCTCTGCGATGCTCGAAGTGTTGGATCCGGAACAAAATCATGCTTTCTCCGATCATTATCTGGAACTCGATTACGACCTTTCCAATGTGATGTTCATTACAACAGCCAACACCGATATGACCATACCCGATCCGCTGTTGGATCGCATGGAAGTGATCGAATTCCCTGGCTATATTGAAGAAGACAAGCTCGAAATTGCAAACCAATTTCTGATCCCGCGTCAACTTGAAGATAGCAGCCTGGAAGCGGCAGAAATCGAATTCACCGAAGCCGCGCTGCGCGAAATTATCCGCTATTACACCTATGAAGCTGGCGTTCGAAATCTGGAGCGCGAAATTGGGCGCGTGTGCCGCAAGTTGGCGCGCAAAAAGGCCGAAGGTGCCGAATTTTCCAAGATAGTGGACGAGGCCGAAATTTACACCTTCCTCGGCCCGCGGCAGATTTTCTATCATCAGGCTGAGCGCGAAGATGAAATTGGCGTTGCCACCGCGGTCGCCTGGACAGCCAACGGCGGCGAAATTATGCCCGTAGAAGTAGTGCTGATCGAGGGGAAAAGCGGCCTGAAGCTGACCGGTCAGCTTGGCGAGGTGATGCAAGAATCAGCCCAGGCGGCGATGTCTTATTTGCAGTCGCGCGCCGAAGATTTTGAAATTGATCCAGAACGTTTTCAAGAATTGGATATTCATCTGCACATCCCGGCAGGCGCGATCCCCAAAGATGGCCCCAGCGCGGGTATTACGATTGCCACCGCATTGATTTCAGCTTTTACCGAAATACCGGTGCGCTGCGATTTGGGTATGACCGGCGAGATTACATTGCGCGGGCGTGTGCTGCCCATCGGCGGCGTGCGCGAGAAAATTCTGGCCGCACACCGTTCTGGGCTAAAGATGGTGATACTGCCCGCTGAAAATGAAAAAGACCTGATCGACGTGCCTCAAAAAGCGCGCGATGATCTTGATATTCGTCTGGTAAAGCACTTGGATGAGGTGCTGGAGTTGGCGCTGCGACCAGAGCCAAACCCAGAACCGCAAGAAAAATCGAAAAAGCCCAAAGCGCTAGCACCGGAAGAAGAAGCGGCCTAG
- a CDS encoding transcriptional regulator — protein sequence MNSSDSKLHSLLAQDISATFHRFPEHVPVSELATVLTGMANSEGGSVLLGVHPQSGTPQGLRDIQGLLDRIFQAALLVSPSLVLPMPQIESVGDATIMRITVPPGLPHAYHYEGRYLTRRGTRTDPLTPQRLRALMMERGAIQFEAQTPENATLDDLDFELVAAYRETLGLPPEDALEGLLSRRGCLYSLDGQLRPAYAALLLFGRHPQQWVPSATILAARFSGVAISDQFVKQEIRGTLPQQLNRAENFVRDQVRSVARLVGMQRTETPEYPLEAVRELLVNAVAHRDYNQQGDSIHLHIFADRLEVHSPGGLPGPVNMANLLEARFSRNAVIAQVLSDLGYVERLGYGLNRVVAVMRQNHLPEPQFEEIGGTFRVRLASATDGAMDESSISDLARYTEIELNLRQEQAIGYLVSHKRLTSSAYQKLCPDVSPETLRRDLVDLVDKGILLKMGTKRGTYYILK from the coding sequence ATGAACTCCTCTGATAGTAAACTCCATTCTCTGTTGGCGCAAGACATAAGCGCCACCTTTCACAGATTCCCCGAGCATGTGCCCGTTTCCGAGCTGGCGACTGTATTGACCGGGATGGCAAATTCTGAGGGGGGCAGCGTGCTTTTAGGCGTTCATCCGCAAAGTGGAACTCCGCAAGGGTTGCGCGATATTCAGGGTTTGCTTGACCGAATTTTCCAGGCGGCGCTATTGGTCTCGCCGTCGTTGGTGCTGCCCATGCCGCAGATCGAATCTGTGGGGGATGCAACCATTATGCGAATTACGGTTCCTCCGGGATTGCCACATGCCTACCATTACGAAGGACGTTATCTCACTCGCCGGGGGACGCGCACCGATCCGCTGACTCCGCAACGTTTGCGTGCCCTGATGATGGAGCGGGGTGCCATCCAGTTTGAGGCTCAAACCCCTGAGAATGCCACGCTGGACGATCTGGATTTTGAGTTGGTTGCCGCCTATCGAGAAACATTGGGTTTGCCCCCGGAGGACGCTCTGGAAGGGCTGCTTTCCCGACGCGGTTGCCTATATTCTTTGGATGGGCAGTTACGACCGGCCTATGCTGCATTGCTACTTTTTGGCCGACATCCTCAACAGTGGGTTCCCAGCGCAACCATTCTGGCGGCTCGTTTTTCCGGTGTGGCGATTTCAGATCAATTTGTAAAGCAAGAGATACGCGGCACACTGCCGCAGCAATTGAATCGGGCAGAGAATTTTGTGCGCGATCAAGTGCGCAGCGTGGCGCGTTTGGTGGGGATGCAGCGTACTGAAACCCCGGAATACCCCCTGGAAGCCGTGCGAGAGTTGCTGGTCAATGCCGTGGCGCATCGCGACTACAATCAGCAGGGCGATAGCATTCATCTGCATATTTTTGCCGATCGGTTGGAAGTTCACTCCCCCGGCGGTTTGCCCGGCCCGGTAAATATGGCGAATCTACTGGAAGCGCGGTTCTCGCGCAATGCCGTTATCGCCCAGGTGCTTTCGGATTTGGGGTATGTGGAGCGTTTGGGGTATGGCCTGAATCGCGTGGTTGCCGTAATGCGCCAAAATCACTTGCCGGAACCGCAGTTTGAAGAGATCGGTGGTACCTTTCGGGTGCGGCTAGCCTCGGCTACGGATGGTGCTATGGATGAATCGTCGATATCCGATTTGGCGCGCTACACGGAAATTGAACTCAATCTACGACAGGAACAGGCCATTGGCTATCTGGTTTCGCACAAACGCCTCACGAGTAGCGCCTATCAGAAACTCTGCCCGGATGTCTCGCCAGAAACCCTGCGCCGCGATCTGGTCGATTTAGTAGATAAGGGGATATTGCTAAAGATGGGGACAAAGCGGGGGACGTATTATATTTTGAAATGA
- a CDS encoding DUF692 family protein: protein MDFAINYSPQAVALVAAGSIEIDFFKTPPWPEMIAKAEAYRPVAVHFNLRAGTGQLHKTDWGEIETFLETTSTHYVNLHLAADKRDGLPFNCDYPSLADDEQIMANLHADVGAVVSRFGPERVIVENVPYHFGEEHVIRTCILPEVISEVIENHGCGLLLDISHARISADTLGLDAKDYMRALPLEQLRELHFTGLHDLGGGHLMDHLPALDEDWPWLEWVMAGIQNEGWEKPHLLAYEYGGDGHPFFAANSDSSVIARDVPRMYALCKG, encoded by the coding sequence ATGGATTTCGCCATCAACTACTCCCCACAGGCTGTGGCGCTGGTCGCTGCTGGCTCAATTGAGATTGATTTTTTCAAAACTCCACCCTGGCCGGAGATGATCGCTAAAGCCGAAGCGTATCGCCCGGTTGCCGTGCATTTCAACTTGCGCGCCGGAACAGGTCAACTGCACAAAACAGATTGGGGCGAAATCGAAACTTTTCTGGAAACCACGTCAACGCACTACGTCAACCTGCATCTGGCTGCCGACAAGCGCGATGGTTTGCCCTTCAACTGTGATTACCCCTCATTGGCAGATGATGAGCAAATAATGGCGAATTTACACGCCGATGTGGGTGCAGTTGTATCGCGATTTGGCCCGGAGCGCGTGATCGTGGAAAATGTACCCTACCACTTCGGTGAGGAGCATGTCATTCGAACCTGTATCCTGCCCGAGGTAATCAGCGAGGTCATCGAGAATCATGGTTGCGGTCTGTTGCTCGACATCTCGCATGCCCGCATCAGCGCCGACACCCTTGGTTTGGATGCCAAAGATTATATGCGCGCGCTCCCTCTGGAACAACTCCGCGAGTTACATTTCACTGGCCTGCACGACCTCGGCGGCGGACATTTAATGGATCACCTGCCCGCACTCGATGAGGATTGGCCCTGGCTGGAATGGGTAATGGCAGGCATTCAAAATGAAGGTTGGGAGAAACCCCATTTGTTAGCCTATGAATATGGCGGCGATGGACACCCCTTTTTCGCAGCCAATAGCGATTCCAGCGTTATCGCACGCGATGTGCCGCGGATGTATGCGCTGTGTAAGGGTTGA
- a CDS encoding SDR family oxidoreductase — MDLELNGKVAVVTAASKGLGKATALALAREGAHIAMSARSEAIESAAAEIRAETNAQVITLRGDIAQQSHIDELVNATLEQFGQIDILFVNAGGPPPGNFLSLKPEDWEAACNLTLMSAVRLCYAVVPHMIARGEGSIIAAQSVSVKQPIDNLILSNSLRMAVIGLFKSLANELGPKGIRVNTINPTYTWTERVEQLMNDRATRSGRAVEEITAELVKQVPLGRMGTTEEFGRTVAWLASPAASFIHGQAIMFDGGMAKSAL, encoded by the coding sequence ATGGATCTTGAACTTAACGGCAAAGTCGCCGTCGTCACCGCCGCATCAAAAGGTCTTGGCAAAGCCACCGCGTTGGCGCTGGCCCGCGAAGGCGCGCATATCGCGATGAGCGCCCGCAGCGAAGCCATCGAAAGCGCCGCGGCAGAAATTCGCGCCGAAACTAACGCACAAGTCATCACCCTGCGCGGTGATATTGCCCAGCAAAGCCATATTGACGAATTGGTGAACGCCACCCTCGAGCAGTTTGGACAAATTGATATTCTCTTTGTCAATGCGGGCGGCCCGCCACCGGGCAATTTTCTTTCGCTCAAACCTGAAGATTGGGAAGCTGCCTGCAACCTGACCTTGATGAGCGCCGTGCGCCTGTGCTACGCGGTTGTGCCGCATATGATTGCGCGCGGCGAGGGCAGTATCATCGCTGCGCAATCGGTTTCAGTTAAGCAGCCCATCGATAATCTGATTCTCTCCAATTCGCTGCGCATGGCCGTAATTGGCCTATTCAAATCGCTGGCGAACGAACTTGGCCCAAAGGGAATCCGCGTCAACACAATTAATCCCACTTACACCTGGACCGAACGCGTAGAACAATTGATGAATGACCGCGCCACTCGCAGCGGTAGAGCAGTAGAAGAAATCACTGCCGAACTTGTCAAACAAGTCCCTCTGGGGCGCATGGGTACAACCGAAGAATTCGGGCGCACCGTGGCCTGGCTGGCTTCCCCGGCGGCATCCTTTATTCATGGTCAGGCTATCATGTTCGACGGCGGCATGGCAAAATCGGCCTTGTAA
- the mltG gene encoding endolytic transglycosylase MltG → MNRSRSCALIFVPVLVAAALGLAIFIFAQINLSHQIITAYGTPAPQLGPLSRISLSLRLLQYNEDLNLPANPQAEPQNFHIALGESPLSIAERLQSQGIIRNASAFSVFLMYSGLDTQIQAGGYTLSPANTAVEIAYALRDPNPGDATLVILAGWRLEEISAALPTSGLVTDPEAFISTAQAAALEGMLFPGTYQLPRDTSVDDLLHVLTQAFEQTVTAEMRDGYAQQGLAVIQAVTLASIIEREAVVVDEMPLIASVFLNRLAIGMNLDADPTVQYAVGFNPTQNTWWTNPISLADLQFDSPYNTYRYPGLPPGPIANPGINALRAAAFPAQTPYYYFRATCDGSGRHLFAETFDEHVNNACP, encoded by the coding sequence ATGAACCGATCTCGCTCCTGCGCGCTCATCTTCGTCCCGGTATTGGTCGCCGCCGCCCTGGGCTTGGCTATATTCATTTTTGCCCAAATAAATCTCTCGCACCAGATCATCACAGCCTATGGCACACCGGCTCCGCAACTTGGCCCGCTCAGCCGTATTTCACTCTCGCTGCGCTTGCTGCAATACAACGAAGATCTGAACCTGCCAGCCAACCCCCAGGCCGAACCGCAGAACTTTCATATTGCGCTGGGCGAATCGCCGCTCAGTATCGCAGAGCGCTTGCAAAGCCAGGGTATCATCCGCAACGCGTCAGCCTTTAGCGTTTTTTTGATGTATAGTGGATTGGATACCCAAATCCAGGCAGGTGGTTATACGCTTAGCCCAGCCAATACCGCGGTGGAAATTGCCTACGCTTTGAGAGATCCAAATCCAGGCGATGCGACTTTAGTAATTCTGGCCGGATGGCGACTGGAAGAGATTAGCGCGGCATTGCCGACCTCGGGGTTGGTTACTGACCCCGAGGCCTTTATTAGCACAGCGCAGGCCGCCGCCCTCGAAGGGATGCTCTTCCCCGGCACGTACCAACTCCCCCGCGACACAAGCGTTGACGATCTACTGCATGTGCTCACTCAAGCCTTCGAGCAAACCGTCACCGCCGAAATGCGCGACGGCTACGCCCAACAAGGTCTCGCGGTAATACAGGCTGTCACCCTGGCATCGATCATCGAACGCGAAGCCGTGGTAGTCGATGAAATGCCGCTGATCGCATCAGTATTCCTCAATCGACTGGCGATTGGCATGAATCTGGATGCGGATCCCACCGTGCAATACGCCGTAGGGTTCAATCCGACTCAAAATACCTGGTGGACCAACCCCATTTCACTCGCTGACTTGCAATTCGATTCCCCGTATAACACCTATCGTTACCCCGGCCTGCCCCCAGGCCCGATTGCCAACCCCGGCATCAATGCGTTGCGGGCGGCGGCTTTCCCCGCGCAGACACCGTACTATTATTTCCGCGCCACCTGTGACGGCTCTGGGAGACATCTATTCGCTGAGACATTTGATGAACACGTCAATAATGCATGCCCCTAA
- the ruvX gene encoding Holliday junction resolvase RuvX — MTADDMRILAIDPGEKNIGIAISDPSGTIASPLTILRHTARANDAAAIVRLAQEHYIGLIVMGQSIDEDGQPTIEGRRAARLAGAIRAQTQIPLVFWDESHSTQAAQQTRRIMGVSRQKRSGHLDDLAAAIILQSYLTAHTPKD, encoded by the coding sequence GTGACCGCTGACGATATGCGTATTCTGGCGATTGATCCCGGCGAAAAAAATATCGGCATTGCCATCAGCGATCCCAGTGGCACGATTGCTTCACCATTGACTATTCTTCGGCATACCGCCCGCGCCAACGATGCCGCCGCCATCGTCCGGCTTGCCCAAGAGCATTATATTGGGCTGATCGTAATGGGGCAAAGCATTGACGAAGACGGCCAGCCCACCATCGAGGGGCGCCGCGCCGCGCGTCTCGCTGGGGCGATCCGCGCCCAAACCCAGATTCCGCTGGTTTTTTGGGACGAAAGCCACAGCACACAGGCCGCGCAACAAACGCGGCGCATAATGGGCGTCAGCCGCCAAAAACGCAGCGGCCACCTTGACGATCTCGCCGCTGCGATCATATTGCAGTCTTATCTCACTGCTCACACCCCCAAAGACTAA